DNA sequence from the Juglans microcarpa x Juglans regia isolate MS1-56 chromosome 5S, Jm3101_v1.0, whole genome shotgun sequence genome:
CCTAGCGACAAAGATTACTATTTTCCCTTTCAGCATGCCACAAGCTCCACCCTTCCCAAGGGCATAACCCAAACTATCCCAAGACATTTGAAAATTGAGACCAAAGTGCTCTGGCCACGGCACTGTGAAGCCGTGCTCTTCCTACACATCCAGCTCATCTCATCCACGAGTGTAATCTCCTTGACAATGTGAACAACCTCATTTTTTATTGCCGTCACTTTGCCAGAAAAGAATCTTTCTTACCCATCACTTCAATATCATGGAGATTGCACATGAGTATCAATTTCATCCTAACGAGTCTTTGGTTTTctgaaaacatgaaaaaatgaaTAGCTCCATTAAGCTACCACTCTAATATAGAATATGAATCTCCACAGAGATCATAACCAATCATGGCCCTAAAATTTATGACTGGCATAAGAGGATCCAGTAGCCTAGTCCAATCAGATGGGATATTTGTTAATCTCATGGAAGGTCAGCTAAATATATGTATCAGATAATTAACAGATTCATCTATCTACCAATGAATTAATTTGAAATACGAAAACGACAAAGCCATAACAGTGGCTCAAAGGTACCAAGAATCAATGGAATCAATTTGCTTTACCTCGCTCATCCTCGGGGGGCTTTAGCCTAAAGGATTTCGCTGTCACAGAGTCTATACCATCTAATACCACAGCTTGATACGTCTTAATCTCGCCTCCATCGCCAAGATCCTTGGCCATGAAGGTTATATAATACCTGATTCCCCTGGAAGCCTGACCCATTGCCTTCAAGACCTTAACAAACTCCAACTCTGCATTGGCATCCTACACGCCAACCAAAGCCATGAAGAATTTGCTCAATTTTCTGGTTAAAAAGATGATGgtgataataatttttataaataataataataacagagaaaaaaaaaaaaaaaccttgaacCGACGATTGTATTCGTCTATTGCGAGCTGCGAATACCGTTTATACTCATCATAATTGTAGTCTATATTGCATGGTAGAATTTGGTTGAGACAATTGACGCCAGGGATGTCAGAAACATCAAAGCCCTAAACAAACAAATGACACGCAAAGATGGaggaattaaacaaaaaattaaagctGGAGTAGGCGtagtcaatgataatagaaGAACGGATCAAATATAGTCAGACTCACGTCACTCTTCAAAACTTGTTCACTGTAGGAGTAATCTTCCTCTGGTGTCATCTCATCACGGAAATCATATAGCGCGCAATATTCCGGCGAAGTTGAAGACAAATTATTTTGGCTGAGGATTAATTCTCTTTCCAGCTTGTCGTAACCAAACAATTCCACAAGACCCATGTCGTCCATCTCCATTGCTCTTCAAGTGATAACCCAACAATTGGAGAACACGAAGACAAGGCTAGCCGCTGCCGCTCTCGCTATCGCTATCGCTATCGCCTCCGCCTCAATGACCTAAGCAAGCACGGGAATTGTCTCTCTCGTCAATTTAGAAATATCTCTCCACATTAATTGTTCTTTCCGTTAGGTATCACcgttaacaaaaataaataaatcaaacatctttaaaaaattaaactaggtaaaaaaaaaaaaaaaaaaaagaattttataaaaaagtaattaatgtGGAGAGATGCTTGTTATCAAcgtttaatatttatgataatgcTCATGCAATTTTGAATTATCAACTCTCTAAACCACAATTTAGTATGCATAATGAGTAATAATACATCTATAATTATTATGAGTAATAGTACAAGTATATCactttattaaaatatgaaaaataatatttgcaatcataaaGTGTATAAGTGTACACTCCTTTTCAagaaattgagtaaatatgaaaatttaatttttttgaattatatacctcattatttttcaaaatgagtacaCAATGTTTGCATAACACATGTAAAATTGGGTTACACATGTtccaattataaaataattgtaaaaatgttgtagataaataattttctttgtatAAAATAGGGTTACAAATGGAACAAAATGTCCAAACTTTGTTAGAGGTTATATTATCAAGTTATAGGTCAAACCGGAGTCAGAAAACCCTAATTCTGACtttgactccgactttgtcagaattcaaattcaaactctgGCTCCGACCATAGTAGACTCAATTGGATCAGAGTTGAAGCCACAACCACCCAAAAATCACCCAAATCAAAACAAGCAAAATCACCCAAAAATTGCAACAAGTAAAACCCCCTAAAAATCACAACAAGCAAAATCTAAAAGCAAAAATCACTAATACACCCAAATCACAAGCAAAATCACTGAAATcacaaacccaacaaatccaataagttgaaagttgaataaaatattattagaatattattcttttaattttattattgttttgaaatttgaaaaaattgaattatttattatattttatgtacaaatttagaaaaattgtaatgatgaaatgagataagatgaaacactttcactatccaaataaagtctaatttttctttccatcagGCATCaccattaacaaaaaaataaatcaaacatctttaaatatgtaaaaaatgaattttataaaaaagtaattaaaaaaatactaaaaattgagaatattgaaaaataataaaagaatggCCACCTCGAGCGAGGgccaaaaaatcttaaaaactcAGGAAAACATaagctaataaaaaataaattcaaaaaagaaagatatataaaagaaatagagaaaactTAGGTTCatattgaaatataaaaaaaaaaaaaaaaaaaaaaaaaaaaaaaaaaaaaaaagaagaagaaaagatacatacagtattttttattaattaatttagttattttagCACATCGCATATATTTATAACCAAATCGATCTAAACTATGTCTAAACGGGTTggtgtctcttttttttttttttttctttttttgtttttaattaaaaccGAAACAACTTTCATTTATCATTCAATACTCAAAGGAGTACATTGTTGCTCCAGT
Encoded proteins:
- the LOC121267536 gene encoding uncharacterized protein LOC121267536 isoform X2: MEMDDMGLVELFGYDKLERELILSQNNLSSTSPEYCALYDFRDEMTPEEDYSYSEQVLKSDGFDVSDIPGVNCLNQILPCNIDYNYDEYKRYSQLAIDEYNRRFKDANAELEFVKVLKAMGQASRGIRYYITFMAKDLGDGGEIKTYQAVVLDGIDSVTAKSFRLKPPEDERESGSHGRQWFWENHL
- the LOC121267536 gene encoding uncharacterized protein LOC121267536 isoform X1, with the protein product MEMDDMGLVELFGYDKLERELILSQNNLSSTSPEYCALYDFRDEMTPEEDYSYSEQVLKSDGFDVSDIPGVNCLNQILPCNIDYNYDEYKRYSQLAIDEYNRRFKDANAELEFVKVLKAMGQASRGIRYYITFMAKDLGDGGEIKTYQAVVLDGIDSVTAKSFRLKPPEDERENQRLVRMKLILMCNLHDIEVMGKKDSFLAK
- the LOC121267536 gene encoding uncharacterized protein LOC121267536 isoform X3, with amino-acid sequence MEMDDMGLVELFGYDKLERELILSQNNLSSTSPEYCALYDFRDEMTPEEDYSYSEQVLKSDGFDVSDIPGVNCLNQILPCNIDYNYDEYKRYSQLAIDEYNRRFKDANAELEFVKVLKAMGQASRGIRYYITFMAKDLGDGGEIKTYQAVVLDGIDSVTAKSFRLKPPEDERDETCCI